CCCGTGACGGACGTGACCGAACTGACGGGCTCTCCGGAGATGCTCGACGGGCGGGTCAAGACCCTCCACCCTGTGGTGCACGGCGGCATTCTCCACCGCCGTACCGACCCCGACGACCTCGCCCAGCTAGAGAAGCACGGCATTCCTCCTATCGACCTGGTGGTGGTGAACCTCTACCCCTTCGGCGAGGCCGTGGCTCAGCCCAACATCACGGATGCCTTCGCCGTCGAAAACATCGACATCGGCGGGCCCACGATGGTGCGCGCTGCGGCCAAGAACTTCTTTTTCGTGGGCGTGGTCACCGACCCTGACGACTACGACTACATCGCCGACGAGCTCGAAGAGCACGATGGCGCGCTCTCGATGGCGACGCGCCGCCGCCTTGCCCACTGCGCGTTCGCTCACACGGCAGGCTACGACGCCGCCATTACTACCTACTTCGAACACTCGAGCCTCGGCGCGGCGCAGCGAGACGTGGAGGACGCACCCGACGACGCGCTGATCGACCTGCTCGACGAGGTGCCGCTCCTGCTCGAAGCCCCGATTGCGCCGCTCCGCTACGGCGAGAACCCGCACCAAGTCGCGGCGCTCGTAGGCGACGCCTCACCGTTTTACGAGAAGCTCCACGGCAAGGACCTCTCTTTCAACAACCTGCTCGATCTCGACGCCGCGCTGCGCCTCATCGACGAGTTCGAGGGCGACGTGCCGACGGTCGCGATTCTGAAGCACACCAACCCGTGCGGGGTTGGGCAAGCCGATACCCTGGACGCGGCGTACCGCAAAGCGTTTGCCACCGACCGCCAGAGCCCGTTCGGGGGCATCGTGGTGGTCAACCGCCCCCTCGACCTCGCGACGGCCGAGGCCATCAACGCGGTGTTTACGGAACTGATCATCGCACCGGGCTTCGAGGAGGGCGTGTTCGGCTTCCTTCAGAAGAAAAAGAATCGCCGCCTCATCGAGCGTCGGGCCCGTGCCAGTGAGGACGAGGTCGCCGACATTCGCGCCGTGGTGGGGGGCCTGCTCGTCCAGGGCCGCGATGCCGCCGTTGGCGCTCGCAGCGATTGGAGCGTGGCCACCGAGCGCGTGCCCAGCGACCGCGAATGGGCCGACCTCGCCTTCGCCTGGAAGGTGTGCAAGCACGTCAAGTCGAACGCCATCGTCTATGCCCGCAACGGAGCCACGTTGGGCATCGGCGCGGGGCAGATGAGCCGCATCGACGCGAGTGAAATCGCCGTGGCGAAGGGTGCGAAGTCCAGCCTGAACTTCGCAGGCTGCGTGGTCGCCTCCGACGCGTTCTTCCCGTTCGCCGACGGGCTGCTCGCTGCGGCCGACGCTGGGGCCGTGGCCGCCGTACAACCTGGCGGCTCTAAGCGCGACGCCGAGGTCATAGAGGCCGCCAACGCACGCCACATGACGATGGTGTTTACCGGCCAGCGGCACTTCCGGCACTAGCACCGGTGGGCAGCCAATCGCAAACCGGTGCTGGCTTCTACTCTTCGGTGATTGGGTATGCTCTCGCCGTACTCTCCTCAGCCACAACAACGAACCCG
The Bacteroidota bacterium DNA segment above includes these coding regions:
- the purH gene encoding bifunctional phosphoribosylaminoimidazolecarboxamide formyltransferase/IMP cyclohydrolase — protein: MIQTKDLPAPADHYPVRRALLSVSDKAGLAEFGRRLVALGVELVSTGGTARVLREAGLPVTDVTELTGSPEMLDGRVKTLHPVVHGGILHRRTDPDDLAQLEKHGIPPIDLVVVNLYPFGEAVAQPNITDAFAVENIDIGGPTMVRAAAKNFFFVGVVTDPDDYDYIADELEEHDGALSMATRRRLAHCAFAHTAGYDAAITTYFEHSSLGAAQRDVEDAPDDALIDLLDEVPLLLEAPIAPLRYGENPHQVAALVGDASPFYEKLHGKDLSFNNLLDLDAALRLIDEFEGDVPTVAILKHTNPCGVGQADTLDAAYRKAFATDRQSPFGGIVVVNRPLDLATAEAINAVFTELIIAPGFEEGVFGFLQKKKNRRLIERRARASEDEVADIRAVVGGLLVQGRDAAVGARSDWSVATERVPSDREWADLAFAWKVCKHVKSNAIVYARNGATLGIGAGQMSRIDASEIAVAKGAKSSLNFAGCVVASDAFFPFADGLLAAADAGAVAAVQPGGSKRDAEVIEAANARHMTMVFTGQRHFRH